The following coding sequences lie in one Streptomyces ortus genomic window:
- a CDS encoding Glu/Leu/Phe/Val dehydrogenase dimerization domain-containing protein, translating into MSRAFAHEEVVVRRGRRSGLPLIVAIHSRALGPAAGGCRMRRYDTWQDGLTDALRLSEAMTYKSAVAGLDFGGGKSVIVLDRDTEVTPELRESALEDLGELIASFGGSYRTGPDIGTGPEDMEVLRRFSPYAYCAPEEHGGTGDSGGPTATGVLAALRAGARHVFGDSSCAGRAVVVSGFGSVGSRVAAGLAADEAHVLVSDVDPSRKEAALASGYGWVEPGRALSAPADILVPAAVGGVFDEESVRRLTAPLVVGPANNQLADESVADALAERGIVWVPDYVAGAGGVVYTLSRESEGCDHEAALERVEGIGDTVAHLLALARTSGETPLRAARQLADRRLAAAGSLAGAVSEAPVTARAAGARAVSRS; encoded by the coding sequence ATGAGTCGAGCATTCGCACATGAAGAGGTCGTCGTACGCCGCGGACGCCGCTCCGGTCTGCCGCTGATCGTCGCCATCCACTCCCGCGCGCTGGGGCCGGCGGCCGGCGGCTGCCGGATGCGCCGCTACGACACCTGGCAGGACGGACTGACCGACGCGCTGCGCCTGTCGGAGGCCATGACGTACAAGTCGGCGGTGGCCGGCCTGGACTTCGGGGGCGGCAAGAGCGTGATCGTCCTGGACCGGGACACCGAAGTCACCCCGGAACTGCGGGAGTCGGCCCTGGAGGACCTGGGCGAGCTGATCGCCTCCTTCGGTGGTTCCTACCGCACCGGCCCGGACATCGGCACCGGCCCCGAGGACATGGAGGTCCTGCGGCGCTTCTCGCCGTACGCGTACTGCGCGCCCGAGGAGCACGGCGGCACCGGTGACTCCGGCGGCCCCACCGCCACCGGTGTCCTCGCCGCTCTGCGGGCCGGCGCGCGGCATGTCTTCGGCGACTCCTCCTGCGCCGGCAGGGCGGTGGTCGTGAGCGGGTTCGGATCGGTCGGCAGCCGGGTCGCGGCGGGCCTGGCCGCCGACGAGGCGCACGTCCTGGTGTCGGACGTGGACCCCTCCCGCAAGGAGGCCGCGCTGGCGAGCGGATACGGGTGGGTCGAGCCCGGCCGGGCCCTGTCGGCACCGGCCGACATCCTCGTTCCGGCCGCCGTGGGCGGGGTGTTCGACGAGGAGAGTGTGCGTCGGCTCACCGCCCCGCTGGTGGTCGGACCGGCCAACAACCAGCTCGCCGACGAGTCGGTCGCCGACGCCCTCGCGGAGCGCGGCATCGTCTGGGTGCCGGACTACGTGGCCGGCGCCGGCGGGGTCGTCTACACGCTCAGCCGGGAGTCGGAGGGCTGCGACCACGAGGCCGCCCTGGAGCGGGTGGAGGGCATCGGCGACACCGTCGCGCACCTCCTCGCCCTCGCACGCACGAGCGGCGAAACCCCGCTGCGGGCGGCCCGACAACTGGCCGACCGCCGCCTGGCGGCGGCGGGCTCCCTGGCGGGGGCGGTGTCGGAGGCGCCGGTGACCGCACGGGCAGCGGGTGCCCGGGCGGTCAGCCGATCGTGA
- a CDS encoding Lrp/AsnC family transcriptional regulator, giving the protein MDELDSAIVRELQADGRQSNRALAGKLGIAPSTCLERTRLLQRRGIIQGYRAEVSFKALNRSVQAMVFTQVRPLRRDVVTAFERSVTQLPEVVSVYTMAGSDDFLVHVTAQDIDHLHAFLLDQFTNRREIVAFRTSIIYQHLTNPVLGPLPPAE; this is encoded by the coding sequence GTGGACGAACTTGATTCGGCGATCGTGCGCGAACTGCAGGCCGACGGTCGGCAGTCCAACCGCGCCCTCGCCGGGAAGCTCGGCATCGCCCCCTCCACCTGTCTGGAACGCACGAGGCTCCTGCAGCGGCGCGGCATCATCCAGGGCTACCGTGCCGAGGTCTCCTTCAAGGCCCTCAACCGCTCGGTCCAGGCGATGGTGTTCACACAGGTACGCCCGCTGCGACGGGACGTCGTCACCGCGTTCGAGCGGTCGGTGACGCAACTGCCGGAGGTCGTCTCGGTGTACACGATGGCCGGGAGCGACGACTTCCTCGTGCATGTCACGGCCCAGGACATCGACCACCTGCACGCCTTTCTCCTGGACCAGTTCACCAACCGCCGCGAGATCGTCGCCTTCCGCACCTCGATCATCTACCAGCATCTGACCAATCCGGTCCTCGGCCCGCTGCCACCCGCCGAGTAG
- a CDS encoding HAD family hydrolase yields the protein MAAVLFDFSGTLFRIESTESWLRAVLADAGMSLPEQELLRAAKELEAAGALPGGAPHRGPVPPELTTLWGIRDESAEAHRAAYTGACRRVALPAEELYDALYDRHMDPAAWRPYADAIDVLHTLRDRGVAIGVVSNIGWDLRPVFRAHGLDAYVGTYVLSYEHGVQKPDARLFATACDALGADPRDTLMVGDDRLADGGAATLGCGVHFVDHLPVTDRPNGLRPVLDLVRT from the coding sequence ATGGCTGCCGTGTTGTTCGACTTCTCCGGAACCCTCTTCCGTATCGAATCCACCGAGAGCTGGCTGCGCGCCGTACTGGCCGACGCCGGAATGTCCCTGCCGGAGCAGGAGCTGCTCCGGGCGGCGAAGGAACTGGAGGCGGCGGGCGCGCTGCCCGGCGGGGCGCCGCACCGGGGGCCGGTGCCGCCGGAGCTGACCACGCTGTGGGGCATCCGCGACGAGAGCGCCGAGGCGCACCGGGCCGCGTACACCGGAGCCTGCCGCAGGGTGGCGCTGCCCGCCGAGGAGCTGTACGACGCGCTATACGACCGGCACATGGACCCGGCCGCCTGGCGTCCGTACGCCGACGCGATCGATGTACTGCACACGCTGCGCGACCGCGGGGTCGCGATCGGGGTGGTCAGCAACATCGGCTGGGATCTGCGGCCCGTGTTCCGGGCGCACGGCCTCGACGCGTACGTGGGGACCTACGTCCTGTCGTACGAGCACGGGGTCCAGAAGCCGGACGCCCGGCTCTTCGCGACCGCCTGCGACGCGCTCGGGGCCGATCCGCGCGACACCCTGATGGTCGGGGACGACCGGCTGGCGGACGGCGGGGCGGCGACCCTGGGATGCGGGGTGCACTTCGTCGACCATCTGCCGGTGACCGACCGGCCGAACGGACTACGGCCGGTGCTGGACCTGGTCCGCACCTGA
- a CDS encoding AAA family ATPase, whose translation MSLSTVLPAPAPAPVPAEGTPVAVRVPDTDTHLAVADGLLSLLRTTTTEPRPDEQLEALTLAVAADLPVLLWGEPGIGKTAALTRLAASLGLPLTTVIASVHEPSDFSGLPIVGDDPAVQGVPMAPPQWAVELVRAGRGLLFLDELSTATPAVQAALLRVVLERRVGALQLPPGVRIVAAANPRASAADGWELSPPLANRFVHLYWVHDQEVVVRGLGGVWPRAELPRLAPESLADAVAFARRVVCGFLAARPTLIHRLPSTETRRGGAWPSPRSWDAALTLLAFGTAASVSREVLALLVRGAVGDGPGLELLAYLDRLDLPDPETLLADPAAAELPERGDLRQATLEAVVAAVGARPDRARWEAAWAVLVRALETGTADLLVAPATALAAVRRDDWEVPETMDRLAGVVGLARQADRSVERVAAAAAAAERAAAGTHR comes from the coding sequence ATGAGCCTCAGCACCGTCCTGCCCGCACCTGCCCCGGCCCCGGTCCCGGCCGAGGGCACACCCGTAGCCGTCCGCGTACCGGATACGGACACCCACCTCGCCGTCGCCGACGGCCTCCTGTCCCTCCTGCGGACGACCACGACCGAACCGCGCCCCGACGAGCAGCTGGAGGCGCTCACCCTGGCCGTGGCGGCGGACCTGCCGGTGCTGCTCTGGGGTGAGCCGGGCATCGGCAAGACCGCGGCCCTGACCCGGCTCGCCGCCTCGCTCGGCCTGCCGCTGACGACCGTGATCGCCAGCGTCCACGAGCCGTCCGACTTCTCCGGGCTGCCCATCGTGGGCGACGATCCCGCCGTCCAGGGTGTACCGATGGCACCACCGCAGTGGGCCGTGGAGCTCGTACGAGCCGGTCGCGGACTCCTCTTCCTGGACGAACTCTCCACCGCGACCCCGGCCGTGCAGGCCGCACTGCTCCGGGTCGTCCTGGAACGGCGGGTCGGCGCGCTGCAACTGCCGCCCGGCGTACGGATCGTGGCCGCCGCCAATCCGCGCGCTTCCGCGGCGGACGGATGGGAGCTGAGCCCGCCGCTGGCCAACCGGTTCGTGCATCTGTACTGGGTGCACGACCAGGAGGTGGTGGTGCGCGGTCTCGGCGGCGTCTGGCCGAGGGCCGAACTGCCGCGACTGGCACCGGAGTCGCTGGCGGACGCGGTGGCGTTCGCTCGGCGCGTGGTCTGCGGTTTCCTCGCCGCCCGGCCGACACTGATCCACCGGCTGCCGAGCACCGAGACCCGGCGCGGCGGTGCGTGGCCCTCGCCCCGGAGCTGGGACGCCGCGCTGACCCTGCTGGCCTTCGGTACGGCGGCCTCGGTCTCCCGCGAGGTGCTGGCCCTGCTCGTACGGGGTGCGGTGGGTGACGGCCCCGGGCTCGAACTCCTTGCCTATCTGGACCGGTTGGACCTGCCTGATCCGGAGACGCTGCTCGCCGACCCGGCCGCCGCCGAGCTGCCGGAGCGGGGCGATCTGCGGCAGGCCACGCTGGAGGCGGTGGTGGCGGCCGTCGGAGCGCGGCCCGACCGGGCGCGCTGGGAGGCGGCCTGGGCGGTGCTGGTGCGGGCGCTGGAGACGGGCACCGCGGATCTGCTGGTCGCCCCGGCGACGGCTCTGGCCGCGGTGCGGCGCGACGACTGGGAGGTGCCGGAGACGATGGACCGGCTGGCCGGGGTGGTGGGTCTCGCCCGGCAGGCCGACCGGTCGGTGGAGCGGGTCGCGGCGGCAGCCGCCGCTGCCGAGCGCGCGGCGGCGGGAACCCACCGATGA
- a CDS encoding epoxide hydrolase family protein, with product MTTARSFPLQPTPIHVADEVLDDLRARLASTRPPLDEANADWSYGVPDGYLRELVAHWRDGYDWRRAEAAINIHEHYRVEVAGVPVHFMREPGRGPRPVPLILTHGWPWTFWHWSKVIGPLADPAAFGGDPADAFDVIVPSLPGFGFPGPLTGFPDVNFWKVSDLWHTLMTQTLGYEKYAAGGCDIGGIVSSQLGHKYADELYGVHIGSGLPLDFFTGPRAWDFARNRPLTDDQPADVRARVVELDHRSASHLAVHMLDGATLAHGLSDSPAGLLAWLLERWNSWSDNGGDIESVFTRDDLLTHATIYWVNNSIATSMRYYANANRYPWAPSHDRSPVVQAPVGLTFVTYENPPGIHTAEERVRAFENGPQAAWFNHVNVNAHDRGGHFIPWENPDAWVDDLRRTFRGRRP from the coding sequence ATGACCACCGCGCGCAGCTTCCCCCTGCAGCCCACCCCGATCCACGTGGCCGACGAGGTCCTCGACGACCTGCGCGCCCGTCTCGCCTCGACCCGTCCGCCGCTGGACGAGGCGAACGCGGACTGGTCCTACGGCGTCCCGGACGGCTATCTGCGTGAGCTGGTCGCCCACTGGCGGGACGGCTACGACTGGCGCAGGGCGGAGGCCGCGATCAACATCCACGAGCACTACCGCGTGGAGGTCGCCGGCGTCCCGGTGCACTTCATGCGCGAGCCGGGCCGCGGCCCCCGCCCGGTCCCGCTGATCCTCACGCACGGCTGGCCGTGGACGTTCTGGCACTGGTCGAAGGTGATCGGCCCGCTCGCCGACCCGGCCGCGTTCGGCGGTGATCCCGCCGACGCGTTCGACGTCATCGTGCCGTCCCTGCCCGGCTTCGGTTTCCCCGGCCCCCTCACCGGCTTCCCGGACGTCAACTTCTGGAAGGTCTCCGACCTCTGGCACACCCTGATGACCCAGACCCTGGGGTACGAGAAGTACGCGGCCGGGGGCTGTGACATCGGCGGGATCGTCTCCAGCCAGCTCGGCCACAAGTACGCCGACGAGCTGTACGGCGTCCACATCGGCTCCGGGCTGCCGCTGGACTTCTTCACCGGCCCCCGCGCCTGGGACTTCGCCCGGAACCGGCCCCTCACCGACGACCAGCCGGCCGACGTCCGCGCCCGTGTCGTCGAGCTGGACCACCGCTCGGCGTCCCACCTCGCCGTGCACATGCTCGACGGCGCCACCCTGGCCCACGGGCTGAGCGACTCGCCCGCCGGGCTGCTCGCCTGGCTGCTGGAACGCTGGAACTCCTGGAGCGACAACGGCGGCGACATCGAGTCCGTCTTCACCAGGGACGACCTGCTCACCCACGCCACGATCTACTGGGTGAACAACTCCATCGCCACGTCGATGCGTTACTACGCCAACGCCAACCGCTACCCGTGGGCGCCCTCGCACGACCGCAGCCCGGTCGTACAGGCCCCGGTCGGCCTGACCTTCGTCACGTACGAGAACCCGCCCGGCATCCACACCGCCGAGGAGCGCGTCCGGGCGTTCGAGAACGGCCCGCAGGCCGCCTGGTTCAACCACGTCAACGTCAACGCCCATGACCGCGGCGGGCACTTCATCCCGTGGGAGAACCCCGACGCCTGGGTGGACGACCTGCGCCGCACCTTCCGGGGCCGCAGGCCCTGA
- a CDS encoding dihydroorotase, whose protein sequence is MEPLKPRSADPSPAPAPSLSAGPPADLVVEGGRLVTPDGVREGTVVVRDGRIAALHAPGEPLPPGPRLDAHGRYVLPGLIDSHVHFRTPGLEYKEDWAHGSRAALVGGVTTVMDMPNTRPPSLDESSMLAKAAVIQGTSWIDYRFHMGADPDHPELLAELDPRIASSAKVFMAGHHTAPVVFRDGEQLRRAFAAAARGGVRLVLHAEDQHVFDLLDASAGAPDTYGGYEPHRPRSGGIVAVAHVVRLVREYGTKTHILHVSSAEEADLLSAAAAEGLPLTYEVTGHHLSFTHDDTTRRGPRTRLSPAIRECRDQKRLWQAVLRGEVVTLGSDHAPHTVEEKNRPPADAPPGLPGVQELATAVWTGLRTRDIAPDEAAAHLARLMGEGPARLFDLPGKGRLEAGADADLTLLNPADRWQFSAHDVQALCGWSAYEGWTFTGRFTTTVKGGQVVWDLRDGFSGRPEGRWLQGSARPLEVAR, encoded by the coding sequence GTGGAACCGTTGAAGCCCCGATCCGCCGACCCCTCTCCCGCCCCTGCTCCTTCCCTGTCCGCCGGCCCGCCCGCCGATCTGGTCGTCGAAGGGGGCCGCCTCGTCACCCCCGACGGCGTACGCGAGGGGACGGTGGTCGTCCGGGACGGCCGTATCGCCGCCCTGCACGCCCCGGGCGAGCCGCTGCCGCCCGGCCCGCGCCTCGACGCCCACGGCCGCTATGTGCTGCCGGGTCTGATCGACTCCCACGTCCACTTCCGCACCCCCGGTCTGGAGTACAAGGAGGACTGGGCGCACGGCAGCCGGGCCGCCCTCGTCGGCGGTGTGACGACCGTGATGGACATGCCCAACACCCGTCCGCCGTCGCTGGACGAGAGCAGCATGCTCGCCAAGGCGGCCGTGATCCAGGGCACGTCGTGGATCGACTACCGCTTCCACATGGGCGCCGACCCCGACCACCCCGAGCTGCTGGCCGAACTGGACCCGCGGATAGCGAGCTCGGCGAAGGTGTTCATGGCGGGACACCACACGGCCCCGGTCGTCTTCCGGGACGGCGAGCAGCTGCGGCGGGCCTTCGCCGCCGCCGCCCGCGGCGGGGTCCGGCTCGTCCTGCACGCCGAGGACCAGCACGTCTTCGACCTGCTCGACGCGAGTGCGGGCGCCCCGGACACGTACGGCGGGTACGAGCCGCACCGGCCGCGGTCCGGCGGGATCGTCGCCGTCGCCCATGTCGTGCGCCTGGTGCGCGAGTACGGCACGAAGACGCACATCCTCCATGTGTCGTCGGCGGAGGAGGCCGATCTGCTGTCGGCCGCTGCCGCCGAAGGGCTGCCGCTCACCTACGAGGTGACGGGCCATCACCTGTCCTTCACCCATGACGACACCACCCGGCGCGGTCCGCGGACCCGGCTCTCCCCGGCCATCCGCGAGTGCCGGGACCAGAAGCGGCTGTGGCAGGCCGTCCTGCGCGGTGAGGTCGTCACTCTGGGCAGCGACCACGCCCCGCACACCGTGGAGGAGAAGAACCGGCCGCCGGCCGACGCGCCGCCCGGCCTGCCCGGCGTCCAGGAGCTGGCCACGGCCGTCTGGACCGGCCTGCGGACCCGGGACATCGCCCCGGACGAGGCCGCCGCGCACCTTGCCCGGCTCATGGGCGAGGGACCCGCCCGGCTCTTCGACCTGCCCGGCAAGGGCCGCCTCGAAGCGGGTGCGGACGCGGACCTGACCCTGCTGAACCCGGCCGACCGCTGGCAGTTCTCCGCGCACGACGTACAGGCGCTGTGCGGCTGGTCCGCGTACGAGGGCTGGACCTTCACCGGACGCTTCACCACCACGGTGAAGGGCGGCCAGGTCGTCTGGGACCTCCGGGACGGGTTCTCCGGCCGCCCCGAGGGCCGCTGGCTGCAGGGTTCGGCCCGGCCTCTGGAGGTGGCCCGATGA
- a CDS encoding vWA domain-containing protein, with the protein MEKLLAARLHAVKVRPYLADALFALRVVEDRSVPTMAVDAHWRCYVSPGFVARMPVEELAGVWVHEVSHLLRDHHGRGERYARQHEEFGPGERSETGVHPSEGWGRLRRNIAADFEINDDIYGDGLPLPAGVVLPSLLRLPGGLLMEEYLGTASLSGLAADLAWLDCGSGADGQDRPWELGPDGAHGLSRHQQDAVRFRVAEGIKGRPGEAPQGWRRWADEAFQPPQPWRQLLGAAVRAAAGAPGAGENHSYRRPSRRSASVPGVVLPSLRRTPPAVCVVIDTSGSVSDAELGSALLEVAAISRAVGGRRDLVSVISCDAAAGVAVPLCRAENIELVGGGGTDLRSGFARALRSRPRPDVIVALTDGQTPWPSAPPPCRTVVGLFPRPARAADEENPDYVPDTPPSWARVVTIG; encoded by the coding sequence ATGGAGAAGTTGCTGGCCGCCCGGCTGCACGCGGTGAAGGTGCGCCCCTACCTCGCCGACGCGCTCTTCGCCCTGCGGGTGGTGGAGGACCGGTCGGTGCCGACGATGGCGGTGGACGCGCACTGGCGCTGTTATGTCTCTCCCGGGTTCGTGGCGCGCATGCCGGTGGAGGAACTGGCGGGTGTGTGGGTGCACGAGGTCTCCCATCTGCTCCGGGACCACCACGGCCGGGGCGAGCGGTACGCGCGGCAGCACGAGGAGTTCGGGCCGGGCGAGCGAAGCGAGACGGGGGTCCACCCGTCCGAAGGCTGGGGGAGGCTGCGCCGGAACATCGCAGCGGATTTCGAGATCAACGACGACATCTACGGCGACGGTCTGCCGCTGCCCGCCGGGGTGGTGCTCCCGTCCCTGCTGCGGCTGCCGGGCGGGCTGTTGATGGAGGAGTATCTGGGGACGGCGTCGCTGTCCGGTCTCGCCGCCGACCTGGCCTGGCTGGACTGCGGCAGTGGCGCCGACGGGCAGGACCGGCCCTGGGAGTTGGGACCCGATGGGGCGCACGGGCTCAGCAGGCACCAGCAGGACGCGGTCCGCTTCCGGGTCGCGGAGGGGATCAAGGGCCGGCCGGGCGAGGCGCCGCAAGGGTGGCGCCGCTGGGCGGACGAGGCGTTCCAACCGCCGCAGCCGTGGCGGCAGTTGCTGGGTGCGGCGGTGCGGGCGGCGGCGGGCGCGCCGGGCGCGGGCGAGAACCACAGCTACCGGCGTCCCTCCCGGCGCTCGGCGAGTGTGCCCGGAGTCGTGCTGCCGAGTCTGCGCCGTACGCCGCCCGCTGTCTGTGTCGTGATCGACACCTCGGGGTCGGTGAGCGACGCCGAACTGGGCAGCGCGTTGCTGGAGGTGGCGGCGATCTCGCGGGCGGTGGGCGGGCGGCGCGACCTGGTCTCGGTGATCTCCTGCGACGCGGCGGCCGGGGTCGCCGTGCCGCTCTGCCGGGCGGAGAACATCGAGCTGGTCGGCGGCGGGGGCACGGACCTGCGCTCCGGTTTCGCGCGGGCGCTGCGCTCCCGGCCGCGCCCCGACGTGATCGTCGCCCTCACGGACGGCCAGACCCCCTGGCCCTCCGCGCCACCGCCCTGCCGTACGGTCGTCGGTCTCTTCCCGCGCCCGGCGCGCGCGGCGGACGAGGAGAACCCCGACTACGTCCCGGACACTCCACCGTCCTGGGCACGGGTCGTCACGATCGGCTGA
- a CDS encoding PrpF domain-containing protein has product MTVSLARAHGTPCPTAVLDARTLPASEPELLARLTELRTALADQGAADILKNALVQPSRHPLFDLDYRFVQSMPDRLDSFDLRGSCGHSILAAVEAAARTGMIQPLVAGCRVRVNVLNNGDNVVCEAEETDDGGTRFTAHFLCSPPRPVNELLITGEPVTGIPFEGRTVPVSLVSMGNPYLFVHAAELGVHTVEDLFADDLVLFDRMTRLRLAVCRALGWDTTGAFPKVAALLPDGPGALAVRAISVPSWHPTVALTGATCLATGAAVEGTIPYLLSGVSEQPDSDLLSLRTPGATVRASARIAGGPGDRRLAWISVAEKQVDYRGLFLPAPTSEELSWLPLTA; this is encoded by the coding sequence GTGACCGTCAGCCTCGCCCGCGCGCACGGCACCCCCTGCCCCACCGCCGTGCTGGACGCGCGCACCCTGCCCGCCTCGGAACCCGAACTCCTCGCCCGGCTCACCGAGTTACGGACGGCCCTGGCCGACCAGGGAGCCGCGGACATCCTGAAGAACGCCCTCGTGCAGCCCTCCCGGCATCCCCTGTTCGACCTGGACTACCGCTTCGTCCAGTCGATGCCGGACCGTCTCGACAGCTTCGACCTGCGCGGCTCCTGCGGCCACTCCATCCTGGCGGCGGTCGAGGCGGCGGCCCGTACCGGCATGATCCAGCCCCTCGTGGCGGGCTGCCGGGTCCGGGTCAACGTCCTCAACAACGGCGACAACGTGGTGTGCGAGGCGGAGGAGACCGACGACGGGGGCACCCGCTTCACGGCCCACTTCCTCTGCTCGCCGCCGCGACCGGTGAACGAGCTCCTGATCACCGGTGAGCCCGTGACCGGCATCCCCTTCGAGGGGCGTACGGTCCCGGTCTCGCTGGTCTCCATGGGCAATCCGTATCTCTTCGTGCACGCCGCCGAACTCGGCGTCCACACGGTCGAGGACCTCTTCGCCGACGACCTCGTGCTGTTCGACCGGATGACCAGGCTGCGCCTCGCGGTCTGCCGGGCGCTGGGCTGGGACACCACCGGTGCCTTCCCCAAGGTGGCCGCGCTGCTGCCCGACGGCCCGGGCGCCCTCGCGGTGCGCGCCATCTCCGTACCGTCCTGGCATCCGACGGTGGCGCTCACCGGTGCCACCTGCCTCGCCACGGGGGCCGCCGTGGAGGGCACGATTCCCTACCTGCTGTCCGGTGTCTCGGAGCAGCCGGACAGCGACCTGCTCTCGCTGCGCACACCGGGCGCCACGGTCCGCGCCTCGGCCCGTATCGCGGGCGGCCCCGGCGACCGCCGGCTCGCCTGGATCTCCGTCGCGGAGAAGCAGGTCGACTACCGCGGCCTGTTCCTGCCCGCCCCGACCTCCGAGGAGTTGTCATGGCTTCCGCTGACAGCCTGA
- a CDS encoding flavin reductase family protein: MSSTLLASQSPPGTSTGAPTHAPPATPAPDLSEAFRAAMSALAAPVTLVTCYDDLGRPRGLTASAVSSLSLTPPLFLVCLDRNSRTHDTLTGAEEFAVHLLGPGEEHLVTRFMRPAEHRFDGVPLAAGSHRAPVIRDASLTLHCVRHDVLEGGDHTILVGRVTAVGGEPAHSGGLLWHRRGFAHARRP; the protein is encoded by the coding sequence ATGAGCTCGACGCTGCTCGCGTCCCAGTCCCCGCCCGGCACTTCGACCGGCGCTCCGACCCACGCTCCTCCCGCTACACCGGCCCCGGACCTCTCGGAGGCGTTCCGCGCCGCGATGTCCGCCCTGGCCGCTCCGGTCACCCTCGTCACCTGCTACGACGACCTGGGCCGGCCGCGCGGCCTGACGGCCAGCGCCGTCAGTTCGCTGTCGCTCACGCCGCCGCTGTTCCTCGTCTGCCTCGACCGCAACTCCCGTACGCACGACACGCTGACCGGCGCCGAGGAGTTCGCCGTGCACCTCCTCGGGCCGGGTGAGGAACACCTGGTCACACGCTTCATGCGGCCGGCCGAGCACCGCTTCGACGGCGTGCCCCTGGCCGCCGGTTCCCACCGGGCCCCCGTCATCAGGGACGCCTCACTGACCCTCCACTGTGTCCGCCACGACGTCCTGGAAGGAGGCGACCACACGATCCTCGTGGGACGGGTGACCGCGGTGGGCGGCGAGCCCGCGCACTCGGGCGGCCTGCTCTGGCACCGACGGGGCTTCGCCCACGCGCGACGCCCATGA
- a CDS encoding acyl-CoA dehydrogenase family protein, with protein sequence MASADSLTVPEARPLTGTDVPLPAPTGESAGTEPSTGPATGLTASMRERLAAAARDADASGEPDRPALALLRESGLLGLALPYEYGGTGADAHGLNSAVAQVARVNASASIMLFQHYAVSRRILEHGSPALRRRLLPQLARGDWLAASAWSETGAGANKKHLSTVARRTPDGGWVLDGAKSFTTSAGLADIYLVLAQTEEPAADAAPDTGYGSAGQTFFLIPADASGLEPDTSMRLTGMRGSATGFVSVHDCHVPDTARLGPVGAAASIIAGVRDSGATLGAVSVGLAEAALDLAHRHAERRGLLAQQAFRHRLVDIAGEVETARAVVERAGRRTADDPGIATLHSKLVASSAAERVINAVERLLGSAGYVASNEINRYGRDARAVALMGPTNDLCKELVSLTWNR encoded by the coding sequence ATGGCTTCCGCTGACAGCCTGACCGTGCCCGAAGCCCGGCCACTGACCGGGACAGACGTGCCGCTTCCCGCGCCGACCGGCGAATCGGCCGGCACCGAACCGTCCACCGGTCCGGCGACCGGGCTGACCGCGTCGATGCGTGAGCGCCTCGCCGCCGCCGCCCGGGACGCCGACGCGAGCGGGGAACCGGACCGGCCGGCGCTGGCCCTGCTGCGGGAGAGCGGCCTGCTCGGGCTGGCCCTGCCGTACGAGTACGGCGGCACCGGTGCCGACGCGCACGGCCTCAACTCGGCGGTCGCGCAGGTGGCGCGGGTGAACGCCTCCGCCTCGATCATGCTGTTCCAGCACTACGCGGTCAGCAGGCGCATCCTCGAACACGGCAGCCCGGCGCTGCGGCGCCGGCTGCTGCCCCAACTCGCCCGGGGCGACTGGCTCGCCGCCTCCGCCTGGAGCGAGACGGGGGCGGGCGCCAACAAGAAGCACCTGTCCACCGTCGCCCGCCGTACGCCCGACGGGGGCTGGGTCCTGGACGGCGCGAAATCCTTCACCACCAGCGCGGGGCTCGCCGACATCTACCTGGTGCTGGCGCAGACCGAGGAGCCCGCGGCGGACGCCGCCCCGGACACCGGCTACGGCTCCGCCGGTCAGACCTTCTTCCTCATACCGGCGGACGCGTCCGGCCTGGAACCCGACACCTCGATGCGGCTGACCGGCATGCGCGGTTCGGCGACCGGCTTCGTCTCCGTGCACGACTGCCACGTACCCGACACCGCCCGGCTCGGCCCGGTCGGCGCCGCCGCCTCGATCATCGCCGGGGTCCGGGACAGCGGCGCCACGCTCGGCGCCGTGTCCGTCGGCCTGGCCGAGGCGGCCCTCGACCTCGCCCACCGGCACGCCGAGCGGCGCGGCCTGCTGGCCCAACAGGCCTTTCGGCACCGGCTGGTGGACATCGCGGGCGAGGTCGAGACCGCCCGCGCGGTCGTCGAGCGGGCCGGCCGGCGCACCGCCGACGACCCGGGGATCGCCACACTGCACTCCAAGCTCGTCGCCTCCTCGGCCGCCGAGCGCGTCATCAACGCCGTCGAGCGGCTGCTGGGCTCGGCCGGCTACGTCGCCTCGAACGAGATCAACCGCTATGGCCGCGACGCCCGTGCCGTCGCCCTGATGGGACCGACCAACGACCTCTGCAAGGAACTGGTGAGTCTGACGTGGAACCGTTGA